The following are encoded in a window of Telmatobacter sp. DSM 110680 genomic DNA:
- the hemA gene encoding glutamyl-tRNA reductase: protein MSRLVLIGVNHKTAPIELRERIAISRDELPEATRALAAQPGVSECMIVSTCNRVEILAAVESPETDLTTFLHHHFGIDQTLLAPHIYQHRDQQAVRHLFRVASSLDSMVVGEPQILGQVKEAFASARAAGTVSGQLEHLLQSAFAAAKRVRTETQIGSNSVSIASVAVELARKIFGSLQGRTVFLVGAGKMSELAARHLVQQGAGAILVTNRTLERARQLAEPFDGRVIPFEKLYETATEADIVISSTGAPHPIFRKEHGQQFMHRRRNRPMFFIDIAVPRDVDPAMNKVEGIFVYDIDDLQQVAASHIAERQSQAGDAEALINAEVERFHQRRRAVNVAPAIVSLQHQAEEIRQNEMRRMHAKLGILNEEQLAAIEALTRGLVNKFLHPPMQALKQAARENDSTRVDALCEAWSLPSVADAVSEPVAPQSEPSPTTYGEAESKSAERRENETSAVGGK from the coding sequence ATGAGCCGGCTCGTTCTTATCGGGGTGAATCACAAAACCGCGCCCATCGAGCTGCGCGAGCGCATCGCTATCTCCCGCGACGAGCTGCCCGAAGCGACCCGCGCACTGGCCGCGCAGCCCGGCGTCAGCGAATGCATGATTGTCTCCACCTGCAATCGTGTGGAAATACTGGCCGCCGTAGAATCACCCGAAACCGATCTAACCACGTTCCTGCATCACCACTTCGGCATCGATCAGACTCTGCTGGCGCCGCACATCTATCAGCATCGCGATCAGCAGGCAGTTCGCCATCTCTTCCGCGTGGCTTCCAGCCTCGACTCGATGGTGGTCGGCGAACCCCAGATTCTCGGACAGGTAAAAGAAGCCTTTGCTTCGGCGCGAGCCGCCGGTACCGTCTCCGGACAACTGGAACATTTGCTGCAGTCCGCATTCGCCGCAGCCAAGCGTGTTCGAACCGAAACGCAAATCGGCTCCAACTCCGTCTCCATTGCGTCGGTCGCGGTCGAACTGGCCCGCAAGATATTCGGATCGCTCCAGGGCCGCACCGTCTTCCTGGTCGGCGCCGGAAAAATGAGCGAACTTGCAGCCCGTCATCTGGTGCAGCAGGGAGCGGGAGCCATCCTCGTCACCAACCGCACGCTGGAACGCGCCCGCCAGCTTGCCGAGCCCTTCGACGGACGCGTCATTCCGTTCGAAAAGCTCTACGAGACGGCCACAGAAGCAGACATCGTCATCAGCTCTACAGGCGCGCCTCACCCGATCTTCCGCAAAGAGCACGGTCAGCAATTTATGCATCGGCGGCGCAACCGCCCCATGTTCTTCATCGATATCGCCGTCCCCCGCGATGTCGATCCTGCGATGAACAAGGTCGAAGGCATCTTCGTCTACGACATCGACGACCTGCAGCAAGTAGCGGCCTCGCACATCGCGGAACGGCAGTCCCAGGCCGGCGATGCCGAAGCGCTCATCAATGCCGAGGTGGAGCGCTTCCATCAGCGCCGTCGCGCTGTCAATGTTGCCCCAGCTATTGTCTCGTTGCAGCACCAGGCCGAAGAGATCCGTCAGAACGAGATGAGGCGTATGCACGCGAAGCTTGGAATCCTCAATGAAGAACAGCTCGCGGCCATCGAAGCGCTCACGCGCGGTCTGGTCAACAAGTTTCTTCATCCTCCCATGCAGGCTCTCAAGCAGGCTGCGCGCGAAAACGACTCAACCCGCGTAGACGCCCTATGCGAAGCGTGGTCACTGCCTTCGGTGGCCGACGCCGTTTCAGAACCAGTCGCACCCCAATCGGAACCTTCTCCAACTACCTACGGGGAAGCGGAGAGTAAAAGCGCGGAGCGCCGCGAGAACGAAACCAGCGCCGTAGGAGGCAAATGA
- the ccsA gene encoding cytochrome c biogenesis protein CcsA: MHLLWLRVATVLYFAASYAIFPAVLYKSERARRWCVHLGGMAFFFHFVSAVEMLVQAHRWVPVGAREAESLLGFAVAGLFFLAWWIYDAISLGVFALPITFFLVFVPSLGLKGYSFPSEGVRTSWLIAHITALLAAYAALGFSLLASLLYLVQERRLKAKPKSPDNSWWIPLDWLPPLDTLERIAHAMLLFGFPCMTVGLILGAVLVQETSLGAAYYGDPKVVASYAMWGLYVLLLYLRQTAGLRGRKAAYLSGAVLIVMLCVWAANTVSHVHRFGAP; encoded by the coding sequence ATGCACCTGCTTTGGCTCCGAGTCGCGACCGTACTTTATTTCGCGGCTAGCTACGCAATCTTCCCCGCCGTGCTCTACAAGTCCGAGCGTGCGCGACGGTGGTGTGTGCACCTCGGTGGCATGGCTTTCTTTTTCCACTTCGTATCTGCCGTAGAAATGCTTGTCCAAGCTCATCGTTGGGTTCCAGTGGGAGCCCGCGAAGCTGAATCATTGCTTGGATTTGCGGTGGCCGGTCTATTCTTTTTGGCCTGGTGGATCTACGACGCCATTTCCCTTGGAGTTTTCGCACTCCCGATCACGTTTTTCCTGGTGTTTGTTCCGTCATTGGGCCTCAAAGGTTATAGTTTTCCGTCGGAAGGCGTAAGAACGAGCTGGCTGATTGCTCATATTACGGCGCTCCTGGCTGCGTATGCCGCCCTGGGGTTCAGCCTTCTCGCATCGCTGCTTTATCTGGTGCAGGAACGCCGACTGAAGGCCAAGCCCAAGTCTCCTGATAACTCCTGGTGGATTCCTCTCGACTGGTTGCCGCCGCTGGATACCCTTGAGCGCATCGCCCATGCCATGCTGCTCTTCGGTTTCCCCTGCATGACCGTCGGTCTTATTCTTGGCGCCGTTCTTGTACAGGAGACCTCTCTTGGCGCTGCCTATTATGGCGACCCCAAGGTTGTAGCTTCCTACGCGATGTGGGGACTCTATGTACTCCTGCTCTACCTGCGTCAGACAGCCGGGCTTCGCGGTCGCAAGGCTGCCTATCTTTCCGGAGCGGTTCTGATCGTCATGCTTTGCGTGTGGGCGGCCAACACCGTGAGCCACGTCCACAGGTTCGGTGCCCCATGA
- a CDS encoding PQQ-binding-like beta-propeller repeat protein — MRAIYVRRISIGICIGLVLLSFPMIGQGPVFPKKTGVQTPGVQHPMEELPKAATIEVKGDPDWLSVTADALWITSGNVDHVVRIDPTTNQTGVVVTVHKPCSGLAVGFGSLWVPSCGDKILVRLDQQTGALQATVSAGPADDEGGVTAGSGSVWLVTSKEGELTRIDARTNKVIARIRIPAGSFNPLFADGSVWVSSNAGNALVRVDPTTNKVLSSTAVGLMPRFLTYGARSIWVLNQGDGTVSRVDSKTGKLIATIGVGIPGHGGEIAFGGGSVWATETEFPLSRIDAKTNTVVAQWHGAGGDSVRYAFGSVWLTDLRGEKVWRISVQ, encoded by the coding sequence ATGAGAGCGATTTATGTAAGACGCATCAGCATCGGGATCTGTATAGGCCTTGTGTTGTTATCTTTTCCGATGATCGGACAGGGGCCGGTTTTTCCGAAGAAGACCGGAGTTCAGACCCCAGGCGTGCAGCACCCGATGGAGGAATTGCCCAAGGCAGCCACGATTGAGGTGAAGGGCGATCCGGATTGGCTCAGTGTGACTGCAGATGCCCTATGGATAACGAGCGGCAACGTTGACCACGTGGTTCGAATCGATCCGACAACCAACCAGACAGGGGTGGTGGTGACGGTCCACAAGCCGTGCTCAGGATTGGCGGTTGGATTCGGGAGTTTGTGGGTTCCGAGTTGCGGGGACAAGATCCTGGTGCGACTGGATCAACAGACTGGCGCGCTCCAGGCGACGGTCTCGGCTGGGCCTGCGGACGATGAGGGAGGAGTCACCGCCGGGTCTGGAAGTGTGTGGTTGGTGACCTCAAAGGAGGGAGAACTGACCCGGATCGACGCCAGAACCAATAAGGTCATCGCGCGGATCAGGATCCCGGCTGGATCATTCAACCCCCTCTTTGCGGATGGGTCGGTATGGGTGAGTTCGAATGCCGGCAATGCGCTGGTTCGAGTCGATCCAACAACCAACAAGGTGTTGAGTTCCACTGCGGTCGGTCTGATGCCACGCTTCCTGACCTACGGCGCGAGATCGATCTGGGTGCTGAACCAAGGCGATGGCACGGTTTCGCGTGTGGATTCCAAAACTGGCAAGCTGATCGCGACAATCGGCGTCGGGATTCCGGGGCACGGCGGTGAGATTGCCTTTGGTGGTGGATCGGTCTGGGCTACCGAGACCGAGTTTCCCCTTAGCCGCATTGATGCGAAGACGAACACCGTGGTGGCGCAGTGGCACGGTGCGGGTGGCGACAGTGTGCGTTACGCTTTCGGTTCAGTCTGGCTTACAGATTTGCGCGGCGAGAAAGTCTGGCGAATCAGCGTCCAATAA
- the mutS gene encoding DNA mismatch repair protein MutS, translating into MRQWSAAKRENPDALLFFRMGDFYELFYDDAIIASRELQLTLTARDRERQLPMCGVPYHSVEGYLARLLRKGYRIAICDQMEDPKLTKKIVKREVTRVLSPGTAMDAALGQERNNFLAAYFESGPEKQAVCAVALLDVSTGEFRTAEFQGAKARQQALEELLLAGPSEVLLATSAEIPGALEKIPAKTRVEDWVWTRDFALQIVERQLKVKSLEGFGLLGHEPAAIAAGALLHYVRTTQKNEALHIDSLKFQEHSTALELDQVTVRNLELVEPLFAGQDDRATLFHTLNCCLTPMGKRMLRATILRPLIDADVLDARYEAVSEAHGDLLKREEVRRAFEGILDLERLLARLSLDSAGPRDVCGLAASLARLPDLKIAMEAMQAPLWRELITRLDTLEDVTTRIVTTLVAEPPLTMADGGAIQTGVDAELDELRTISSSGRQSIAAIEERERARTGIGSLKVRYNSVFGYYIEITKSNLAMAPADYERKQTLVNAERFTTPELKEYEVKILTAHDRCIEIEKRIFVALRTKVLEAAGRIRRTSTAVAEADLLTNFAHLAALRRYVRPVLKDEQLLEAVAARHPVIEQWMEETREGRFIANDLYINSGEFGPSLLLITGPNMGGKSTYLRQAAMLVLMAQMGSFVPAQSLRLGLVDRIYTRIGASDNVARGRSTFMVEMTETATILNTATKRSLILLDEMGRGTATFDGLSLAWATVEYLHAETGARTLFATHYHELTMLAEKLPRVRNLRVGVKEGAGGIVFLHTIEPGAASKSYGIEVAKLAGLPTQVIDRAKHVLKQHEKQERQSVQVETTPEPMQLTIFTPLSQRIVDRIEAVDVNALTPLQALNLLEELQQELKEKS; encoded by the coding sequence ATGCGGCAGTGGTCTGCAGCCAAGCGCGAAAACCCCGATGCATTGCTGTTCTTTCGCATGGGCGACTTTTATGAGCTCTTCTATGACGACGCGATAATTGCCAGCCGCGAGTTGCAACTTACGTTGACCGCGCGCGACCGGGAGCGGCAGTTGCCCATGTGCGGGGTACCGTACCACTCGGTCGAAGGATACCTGGCGCGGCTTTTGCGCAAAGGCTATCGAATCGCCATCTGCGATCAGATGGAAGATCCGAAGCTCACCAAGAAGATTGTGAAGCGTGAAGTGACGCGCGTGCTCTCTCCAGGCACCGCGATGGATGCGGCGCTTGGCCAGGAACGCAACAACTTTCTGGCTGCGTATTTTGAAAGCGGTCCGGAGAAGCAGGCTGTCTGCGCAGTGGCGCTTCTTGATGTTTCAACCGGGGAATTTCGCACGGCGGAGTTTCAGGGTGCGAAGGCTCGACAACAGGCGTTGGAGGAGTTGCTGCTTGCCGGCCCGAGCGAAGTTCTGCTGGCAACGAGTGCGGAGATCCCGGGGGCACTTGAAAAGATTCCAGCCAAAACGCGTGTCGAGGATTGGGTGTGGACGCGGGATTTCGCACTTCAGATAGTCGAGCGGCAACTCAAGGTGAAGTCGCTCGAGGGATTCGGGCTGCTGGGTCACGAGCCGGCGGCGATCGCTGCAGGCGCACTGCTGCATTACGTTCGCACCACGCAGAAAAACGAAGCGCTGCACATTGATTCGCTGAAGTTTCAGGAGCACTCGACTGCGCTGGAGCTCGACCAGGTGACGGTGCGGAATCTTGAACTCGTCGAGCCACTGTTTGCCGGGCAGGACGACCGTGCGACGCTTTTCCACACGCTGAATTGCTGCCTGACACCGATGGGAAAGCGGATGCTGCGTGCGACCATCCTGCGGCCGCTCATTGATGCTGACGTGTTGGACGCACGGTACGAAGCAGTTTCAGAGGCGCACGGCGATCTGCTCAAGCGCGAAGAAGTCCGTCGCGCGTTTGAAGGCATCCTTGATCTGGAGCGTCTACTGGCGCGGCTCAGTCTGGACTCCGCTGGCCCCCGCGACGTCTGCGGGCTGGCGGCTAGCCTGGCGCGTTTGCCGGATTTGAAGATTGCTATGGAGGCGATGCAAGCTCCGCTGTGGCGCGAACTCATTACGCGGCTCGACACGCTCGAAGACGTAACGACGCGCATTGTGACCACGCTGGTTGCCGAGCCGCCGCTGACGATGGCGGATGGCGGCGCGATTCAAACGGGCGTGGATGCCGAGCTTGATGAGTTGCGGACGATTTCATCGTCAGGCCGGCAGTCGATTGCCGCGATCGAGGAACGGGAGCGGGCACGCACAGGCATCGGTTCTCTGAAGGTGCGCTACAACTCGGTCTTTGGTTATTACATTGAGATCACAAAGTCGAACCTGGCGATGGCTCCGGCGGACTACGAGCGCAAACAGACGCTGGTCAATGCGGAACGATTCACGACGCCGGAGTTGAAAGAGTACGAAGTCAAGATTCTTACCGCGCACGATCGTTGCATCGAGATCGAGAAGCGGATCTTTGTGGCTTTGCGGACGAAGGTGCTGGAAGCCGCGGGCAGGATTCGGCGAACGTCGACGGCTGTTGCGGAGGCCGATCTGCTGACGAACTTTGCGCATCTCGCGGCACTGCGGCGGTATGTGCGACCCGTACTGAAGGACGAGCAACTGCTGGAGGCAGTGGCGGCGCGGCATCCGGTAATTGAGCAGTGGATGGAGGAGACGCGCGAAGGCCGGTTTATCGCCAACGATCTATACATCAATTCGGGTGAATTCGGACCGAGCCTGCTGCTGATCACTGGGCCGAACATGGGTGGCAAAAGTACTTATCTGCGGCAGGCCGCGATGCTGGTGCTGATGGCGCAGATGGGGAGCTTTGTTCCGGCGCAGAGTCTGCGGCTGGGATTGGTGGATCGCATCTACACGCGTATCGGGGCAAGCGATAACGTTGCGCGGGGTCGCTCCACATTTATGGTGGAGATGACGGAAACGGCGACGATCCTGAACACGGCGACGAAACGATCGTTAATCTTGCTCGACGAGATGGGACGCGGTACGGCGACGTTTGACGGGCTGTCGCTTGCATGGGCCACGGTCGAATATCTCCATGCGGAGACGGGTGCACGCACGTTGTTTGCCACGCACTATCACGAGTTGACAATGCTTGCGGAGAAGTTGCCACGTGTGCGCAACCTGCGCGTGGGTGTGAAGGAGGGCGCGGGCGGTATCGTGTTTCTGCATACGATTGAACCGGGTGCAGCCAGCAAGAGTTACGGGATAGAAGTCGCAAAGCTGGCGGGATTGCCGACGCAGGTGATCGATCGCGCAAAACATGTATTGAAGCAGCATGAGAAGCAGGAGCGCCAGAGCGTGCAGGTGGAAACAACACCGGAGCCGATGCAGTTGACAATTTTTACGCCATTATCGCAGCGGATCGTGGATCGCATCGAAGCCGTCGATGTGAATGCGCTGACGCCTTTACAGGCGCTGAATCTACTGGAAGAGTTGCAGCAGGAACTCAAGGAGAAATCATGA
- the nagZ gene encoding beta-N-acetylhexosaminidase gives MTATVRQAAGSLLVVGLNATELTGLERAWLRLVRPGGIILFRRNIKDAQQTRALLEEATGFCCPRAVRCVDVEGGTVNRLRDALAPIASAQAVAEAMRTAKKTALARKHGELIARAVKAFGFNTTLAPVVDLALPEASDVLGSRTAGANAAEVIAYAREFLAGLEAQGVTGCGKHFPGLGGAAGDTHFVTPEILRTSSQVWDEDVVPYRELHRSMPMIMTNHAAYPHTPGKNEPASASRFWIAATLRKRIGYKGIILSDDLEMGGILKFLPVEEAAVAAIRAGSDLLEICHSPELILRTYEALVSEGERSGSFRKLLLATARDSARKRTRLYARGVTPALSVTKLESLRKSILDFNATVAAILNATAEAAPRASSPAEAS, from the coding sequence ATGACTGCGACGGTGCGGCAGGCCGCCGGTAGCTTACTCGTGGTGGGTTTGAACGCGACGGAACTCACGGGACTGGAGCGTGCTTGGCTCAGGTTGGTGCGTCCAGGCGGCATCATCCTCTTCCGTCGCAACATCAAAGATGCGCAGCAGACGCGCGCATTGCTGGAAGAGGCTACCGGATTTTGTTGTCCGCGCGCAGTGCGGTGCGTGGACGTTGAAGGCGGCACAGTCAACCGGCTGCGCGATGCTCTAGCTCCCATTGCGTCAGCGCAGGCCGTGGCAGAAGCGATGCGCACCGCGAAAAAGACTGCGCTGGCGCGGAAGCATGGCGAGTTGATTGCGCGCGCGGTCAAGGCTTTTGGGTTCAACACGACGCTTGCGCCGGTTGTGGATCTGGCACTTCCTGAAGCATCAGACGTTTTGGGATCGCGGACGGCGGGCGCCAATGCGGCAGAGGTAATCGCCTACGCGCGCGAGTTTTTAGCAGGACTGGAAGCACAGGGAGTGACGGGATGCGGAAAGCATTTCCCAGGGCTGGGCGGAGCGGCGGGAGATACGCATTTCGTAACGCCGGAGATTCTGCGAACCAGTTCGCAGGTGTGGGATGAAGACGTAGTTCCCTACCGCGAACTTCATCGCTCCATGCCGATGATCATGACGAATCACGCTGCTTACCCCCACACGCCGGGGAAGAACGAGCCGGCGAGCGCCTCACGGTTCTGGATTGCGGCGACTCTTCGCAAACGGATCGGCTACAAGGGGATCATTCTCTCCGATGACTTGGAGATGGGCGGAATTCTCAAGTTTCTTCCGGTGGAAGAGGCGGCGGTGGCTGCCATTCGCGCAGGATCTGACCTGCTGGAAATCTGTCACAGCCCCGAATTGATTCTGCGAACCTATGAGGCGCTGGTTTCAGAGGGCGAACGTTCTGGATCGTTTCGAAAGCTGTTGCTGGCAACTGCGCGCGATTCTGCGCGGAAGCGCACACGGCTTTACGCTCGCGGTGTAACTCCGGCGCTGAGCGTGACGAAGCTTGAATCGCTGCGCAAAAGCATTCTGGATTTCAACGCTACAGTAGCCGCCATTTTGAATGCGACCGCAGAAGCCGCGCCACGCGCTTCGTCTCCGGCGGAAGCATCATGA